The Algoriphagus halophilus sequence CGTTCGGTTTCTTTTTGGTCTGTGCTAATCCTAATTCTATAAATCCAATAGTGATTAAAATAAAAAAGGAGATGGACCTCCAAAAAAAGCGACTATTATTTTTTAGAAAGGATTTGCAAAAGAATGGCAAAGGAAGTGACATGTTCAACTAGTTCTTTTGAACCTGCTAAAATAGGCCAAATGAGAAGTCATCACTAATCAAAATCCCACTTTTTGGATAGCTGGTTGGCAATCAGGGGCTAATTCTTTTTTTAATCTATTGTTTCGAAATGAATCAATAATTTTTCATATTTAATTTCCCTAATAACCTTTGTAACTATGAATCTCAATCCGGCACTGCTCTTTGGAGTTTTTTTAACTATAATAATTTCATGTTCTCCTAAAGAGGATATACAATCCATTGATGTTCATTCCGTCACAGTAACTGGTGGGAAAATCTCCGGAAAATTGGTAGGTGCTGATTCCATCAAAACATTTATGGGGATTCCTTTTGCAGCACCTCCAGTGGGAGAGTTGAGATGGAAATCCCCGCAGCCAGTTATACCATGGGAAGGTATTCGGGAATGTGTAGATAATCCTCCTTCCTCGATTCAGAATCCACCGGTTCCATTTTTTGCATGGTCAGCGGAGTTTTTGATTCCACCTACACCTATTTCAGAAGATTGTCTGTATCTAAATGTTTGGACGGGAGCAGCATCTGCAGATGAAAATAGGCCGGTAATGGTTTGGGTACATGGCGGTGGGTTTTCGGGAGGATCTGGAACCGTTCCACTCTACGATGGTGAAGAGTTGGCAAAAAAAGGAATAGTCGTAGTGACCATCAATTATAGGTTAGGGGTATTAGGCTTTATGGCACATCCTGAGTTATCCAATGAGTCCGCAAGCGGAACCTCTGGTAATTATGGAATTCTTGATCAAATCGCAGCACTCCAATGGGTTCAACAAAATATCCATCAATTTGGAGGAGATCCTCAAAATGTCACAGTTGCAGGGCAATCTGCCGGTTCAATGAGCGTCAATGCTTTGGTAGGTTCTCCATTGGCCAAAGGACTATTTTCCAAAGCAATCGCCCAAAGTGGGGCCATGTTTAACTACGAAGGTGGAAGAGGGAGTTTGAACAAAGAAATTGCCGAAAAAACTGGGCAAGAATTCATGTCAAAAGTAGGGGCCAAGAATATAAAAGATCTACGAGAAATCCCTGCAGATAGCCTTTTGAAGGCCGGAGGGGCATTTTGGCCTTACAAAGATGATTATGTGATTCCAGTTGATTTTGATGAGACTTTTAAAAATGGTCAAGCTAATCCAATCCAACTATTGACTGGATGGAATGCTGATGATAATGTTTCTTTTGGAGGTTCTTTAAGCCCAGCACAATTTAAGGAACAGGCTCAAGAAAAATATGGTAACAATACGGAGGAATACCTCAGGCTATTTCCAGCTGAAAATGAAGTGGAGTTAAATGAGACCAGGAGTACGATTTCAGAGCTGATGTTTGGCTATCAAAATTCTACTTGGGCAAAAATCCAGTCTGAATTGGCGCCTGGCTCTTCTTATCTCTACTATTTTACACGGGTGCCTCCCGGGGAACCAAATTATGGAGCCTTCCATTCTGCAGAGTTTAGCTATGCTTTCCACACATTGAAGTATTGGGATAGACCTTTTGAATCTGTGGATGATAGGTTAGAGGATATCATGTCGGAGTATTGGGTAAATTTTGTAAAAACAGGGAACCCTAATGGAGGGGATTTGCCAGAATGGCCTGTATACTCCAATCGAAATCCTCAAGCGATGGAATTGGGAGTGAATATAGGGCCGATCAGTTTGCCACATTTGGAACAAATCAGGTTTATGCAATCCATTTATTTGAAGTGAAGGATTAAAGGGTTTTATTTTTATGGATTTCACCTATCTGTAAAAGGCCTTTTGAGACAGCATCTTTTAATTTAGATAAGGCCTTCTGATCTGATGAAGGAAGAAAGCAAATGGAATCAATGCAAAGAGAAGGGCTGGAGTGCTGTAGATAATGGCTAAAAAAGCTCCGAAAAAACTCCATATGGGGAGGAGTTGAAATCGAGAAGTTTGAAATTTCAATCGGCACATGGAGATCAATCCTAAATTCAACCCAATCCAATAAATAGCCCAAATTAAACATCTCCACAATCCCCATGTTTCCAAGCCTTGAAATAGCATTAATCCTATTTCTGGAAGAATAAAAATGCAGGTTGTACGAAGCTCATTTTTCAATTTGAATCCAAGAGAAAAAGGAAGGTTATTGAAAATACTTAATTTCCTATGGGTGAACTCAGATTTATCTAGCCATAATGGGAAGTGAATAAAACTGGTAATTAGCATGCCGAATAGTAGCCATCTTTCATCATAGCCTCCTTGATAATAAGTATAGAAAAATCCATTCAATACAAAAAGACTAAAAAGCTTACTTAAGAGTAATAGTAATGGTCTTTCTTCTTGAAGGTGAAAATAAAACCAAACAATAAAAGGGCGCTTCCTTTTAACTTTTTTACCACTCACCCCACTGACAATTTTAAATTTTTTAATTTCTATAAACCCCAAGTAGAGATGGACAAACCCTATTAAAAAGATAAAAGTTAGAAGTAGAATTGATCTCTCCCAAAATCTCAAAAAGATGCCTTGGTAGAGCACGATTAAGGCATAAAATAAAGGAAATAGATGGTTGGAAATCCAAACTGGAATTAGCCGTTTGCAATATTTTGGAAATGACAAAAACGCCAATTTGGAGAAAATCCAATAATTGGGTCTTTGGATAAGTTTACTATAAAAGCTGAATTGGAAGGCAGAAAATAGGATCCACAAACAAAGAAAAGAAGCAAACCAAGCGGTTCTTTCCAAGATCTTTTCGGCAATCATCAAGTGCTGCCTCATTTCCATAAATACCCCAAACACTAAGGTTGTCAGGATGAAAAACCCCATATTGGCCTTATAAAAAGGGATCGTAAAGGATTTTTGAAAAAGCTTATTCATGAGGATCAATCAAATGCCCATTTTCCATGCTGGTGGTAGAGGAATAATCAAATAACTCTTCAAAATCAGCCAAGTGGGAGGTGATCAGAAAGCTACATTCTTCTAATCTGTGGAGGATTAATTTTTGAAGGCTTTTCTGAGTATCCAAGTCAATAGTGGTAAAAGGCTCGTCCAATATGATCAGTTGGGGATTACCTAAAAAAGCCAGCATCAACCCGGTCTTTTTCAACATACCAGATGAGTAAGATGCAATAGGTTGGCTTGCATATTCCCCAATGCCAAGTATTTCTTTTAGTTCTGTTACTTGGTTGGGATTGAAGGGAGTGACAGTAGATGTGAATAAAATCAACTC is a genomic window containing:
- a CDS encoding carboxylesterase/lipase family protein; protein product: MNLNPALLFGVFLTIIISCSPKEDIQSIDVHSVTVTGGKISGKLVGADSIKTFMGIPFAAPPVGELRWKSPQPVIPWEGIRECVDNPPSSIQNPPVPFFAWSAEFLIPPTPISEDCLYLNVWTGAASADENRPVMVWVHGGGFSGGSGTVPLYDGEELAKKGIVVVTINYRLGVLGFMAHPELSNESASGTSGNYGILDQIAALQWVQQNIHQFGGDPQNVTVAGQSAGSMSVNALVGSPLAKGLFSKAIAQSGAMFNYEGGRGSLNKEIAEKTGQEFMSKVGAKNIKDLREIPADSLLKAGGAFWPYKDDYVIPVDFDETFKNGQANPIQLLTGWNADDNVSFGGSLSPAQFKEQAQEKYGNNTEEYLRLFPAENEVELNETRSTISELMFGYQNSTWAKIQSELAPGSSYLYYFTRVPPGEPNYGAFHSAEFSYAFHTLKYWDRPFESVDDRLEDIMSEYWVNFVKTGNPNGGDLPEWPVYSNRNPQAMELGVNIGPISLPHLEQIRFMQSIYLK
- a CDS encoding ABC transporter ATP-binding protein; this translates as MLIIENFQKTYDSGFHMEIDFLCFDKGIHLIKGKNGSGKSTLLKAIAGIHSFQGDIVLENISQKKQPIPYRKLVNYSEAEPQFPDFLSLDELILFTSTVTPFNPNQVTELKEILGIGEYASQPIASYSSGMLKKTGLMLAFLGNPQLIILDEPFTTIDLDTQKSLQKLILHRLEECSFLITSHLADFEELFDYSSTTSMENGHLIDPHE